One genomic window of Phoenix dactylifera cultivar Barhee BC4 unplaced genomic scaffold, palm_55x_up_171113_PBpolish2nd_filt_p 000537F, whole genome shotgun sequence includes the following:
- the LOC103698958 gene encoding NAC transcription factor 29-like, with the protein METGISSEYDQPPYTAGVRFTPEDEELIQYYLLVKINGRKLPCDLIKEENVYAYNPEELAERYDEQFGGNWYFLTPRYRKYAHGSRPNRSAGSGYWKATGSDTDIISRKGKKMGVKKSLTFYLGEQPGGTKTIWLMDEYRIDEFQQPINPESMLLDRWVLCRIHYGRSGSRGATSSRGATNEIEADNMIEDSLLVSAEADQPDKTTDNAPALAEVGVVEPINSISLDQFNPSIFAMNSEADQADVTTDHPLALPEAILSESRDNIFQDQFNPSTLANFDDSPWNFFDPLAAPSHDIMNDFSFTYQICGDSADQCLPFNSEHLDFDSSWTYWMGEVDDNANLQKNSVDEANTQVQQSGLGDSTMTTQEEQGLGTSTMDTQEQQGLGNSTMNIQKQQGFGSSDENSRAPAQRETH; encoded by the exons ATGGAAACTGGAATTTCCTCTGAATATGACCAACCTCCATACACTGCTGGCGTTAGGTTTACTCCCGAGGACGAGGAGCTCATACAATACTATCTACTAGTCAAGATTAATGGGCGAAAACTTCCATGTGATCTCATCAAAGAAGAAAACGTATATGCCTACAATCCAGAAGAGCTCGCAG AAAGATATGATGAGCAGTTCGGAGGCAATTGGTACTTCCTTACTCCAAGATACCGCAAGTATGCCCATGGTTCGAGGCCAAATCGTTCTGCAGGATCTGGCTATTGGAAGGCCACTGGATCAGATACAGACATCATCAGTAGGAAGGGCAAAAAGATGGGAGTCAAGAAATCTCTTACTTTCTACTTAGGGGAACAACCAGGAGGAACTAAAACAATTTGGCTCATGGATGAATATAGGATTGATGAATTCCAGCAACCTATTAACCCTGAAAGCATGCTG TTGGATAGATGGGTTTTATGTCGAATACACTATGGGAGATCTGGATCTAGAGGTGCCACCTCTTCTCGTGGTGCCACAAACGAAATTGAAGCTGATAACATGATAGAGGACTCTCTTCTCGTGAGTGCTGAAGCTGATCAACCTGATAAGACAACAGATAATGCTCCTGCTTTGGCTGAAGTTGGAGTTGTTGAGCCGATAAACAGCATTTCTCTGGATCAGTTCAATCCATCGATCTTTGCCATGAATTCAGAAGCCGATCAAGCTGATGTGACCACAGATCATCCTCTTGCATTGCCAGAAGCTATACTTTCTGAGTCAAGAGACAACATTTTTCAAGACCAATTCAACCCATCAACTCTGGCGAATTTTGATGATAGTCCATGGAATTTCTTCGATCCTCTAGCAGCACCATCACATGATATCATGAATGATTTCAGTTTCACTTATCAAATATGTGGTGACTCAGCTGATCAATGTCTACCGTTCAATTCTGAACATTTAGACTTCGACTCTTCATGGACATATTGGATGGGTGAGGTTGACGATAATGCAAACTTACAAAAAAACAGTGTGGATGAGGCAAACACACAAGTACAACAATCTGGATTGGGTGACTCAACAATGACAACACAAGAGGAACAGGGCTTGGGCACCTCAACAATGGACACCCAAGAGCAACAGGGCTTGGGTAACTCAACAATGAACATCCAAAAGCAGCAAGGCTTCGGCAGCTCCGATGAAAACTCAAGAGCACCAGCCCAACGTGAAACACATTGA